The following coding sequences lie in one Mycobacterium gordonae genomic window:
- a CDS encoding non-ribosomal peptide synthetase: MVRGATNTQSVREEVAQLLSISPDELDPDADLIACGLDSIRMMSLSGRWRKRGIEVDFAALAAAPTVRAWSELVATRSPAVDAAPTRYESAAVAHGHDPAEPFPLAPIQHAMWVGRDGGQQLGGVAGHLYVEFDGAGVDPERLSRAAAQLAARHPMLRVEFLPDGMQRIGDRDLPVKIVDLRDRDAESAADELLAIRDAKSHQLLDGEVLELTLSLLPDGRTRLHVDLDMQAADAVSYRNLMADLAASYQGVQLPELQYTYREYRAAQTATADAGKIEEDRQWWAQRVSDLPEPPALPLVPLAERANPRRSTRRWHWFDAQAREALFAASRRHGITPAMVVAASYAGTLARWSTSRRFLLNLPMFGREPFHPDVDRLVGDFTSSLMLDVDLSNAHTALSRAQAVQETLHASAAHLGYSGLSVLRDLTRHRGTQTLAPYVFTSGLGLGDLFAGEVTAQFGTPVCTISQGPQVLLDAQVTPLDGGLLVNWDVREEAFRPGVIDAMFAHHLAELTRLATDDDAWNALDSSSVPEDQRAVRAALNSTVAPPAGEALHDGFFRQAQRAPDAPAVFASSGDLSYAQLRDQALTVAAALREAGIVAGDTVAVMGPKTAEQVPALLGILATGAVYLPIGIDQPRDRAQRILTGGSVRAALVCGGLPMSLPVPGLVIADVLRTGPVGAIETISPPTDPAALAYVLFTSGSTGEPKGVEVTHDAAMNTVEFFIGHFGFGADDRCLALSTLECDLSVLDIFATLRSGGSIVVVDEAQRTDPYSWARLIDEYQVTVLHFMPGWLEMLLEAGRGRLSSLRVVATGGDWVRTEMARRLHEQAPHLHFAGLGGATETAVHGTIFDVHDPGELPAHWTAVPYGKPLSNNACRVVNDVGAECPDWVPGELWIAGRGIARSYRGRPDLTAQRFVEHDGRTWYRTGDLVRYRPDGMLEFVGRADHRVKISGYRVELGEVEAAIGRIPGVRMAVAAVLPAPGGVDVLAAAVSPADSDVTAAQIRDGLLDLVPAHMIPRHITLVDRIPFSDAGKIDRAAIGALLTQAAGTGDESHSVAPRTIVERAVCHIVAGVLGREAFSIGVHDDFFALGGDSVLATLAVARMREWLDSPSLMVADVFATRTVAALAELLESREITGDRLELVAEMYLEIAEMPDGQVLSALDSTFASGE, translated from the coding sequence GTGGTGCGCGGTGCGACGAATACTCAGAGCGTTCGCGAGGAGGTCGCCCAGCTGCTGTCCATCAGCCCGGATGAGCTGGATCCCGACGCCGACCTGATCGCCTGTGGCCTCGACTCGATCCGGATGATGTCGTTGTCCGGGCGCTGGCGCAAGCGGGGGATCGAGGTGGATTTCGCGGCGCTGGCGGCCGCCCCGACGGTGCGGGCGTGGTCGGAGTTGGTGGCCACGCGTAGCCCAGCGGTCGATGCGGCGCCCACCCGCTACGAGAGCGCAGCGGTGGCGCACGGTCACGACCCGGCCGAACCGTTCCCGCTGGCGCCCATCCAACACGCAATGTGGGTCGGGCGTGACGGCGGTCAGCAACTCGGCGGTGTCGCGGGTCACCTCTATGTCGAATTCGATGGTGCCGGTGTCGATCCGGAGCGGTTGAGCAGGGCTGCGGCCCAACTGGCGGCCCGGCATCCGATGCTCAGAGTCGAGTTCCTGCCGGACGGCATGCAGCGAATCGGCGATCGCGACCTTCCGGTCAAGATCGTCGATCTGCGTGACCGCGACGCCGAGTCGGCCGCCGACGAGTTGCTTGCCATTCGTGACGCCAAGTCGCACCAGCTACTGGACGGCGAGGTGCTGGAACTGACGCTGTCGCTGCTCCCGGATGGCCGGACCCGCCTGCACGTCGACCTGGATATGCAGGCTGCGGACGCAGTGAGCTATCGCAACTTGATGGCCGACCTCGCGGCGTCTTACCAGGGTGTGCAGCTACCCGAACTGCAGTACACCTACCGCGAGTACCGCGCGGCACAGACCGCCACCGCGGATGCCGGGAAGATCGAGGAAGACCGCCAGTGGTGGGCTCAGCGTGTCTCCGATCTGCCGGAACCTCCTGCCCTGCCACTAGTTCCGCTCGCCGAGCGTGCGAACCCCCGCCGCAGCACCCGGCGGTGGCACTGGTTCGACGCGCAGGCGCGCGAGGCATTGTTCGCCGCGTCCCGACGGCACGGAATCACCCCGGCGATGGTGGTCGCGGCGTCGTACGCCGGGACTTTGGCTCGCTGGTCCACCAGTCGGCGGTTTCTGCTCAATCTGCCGATGTTCGGGAGGGAGCCGTTTCACCCGGACGTCGACCGGCTGGTCGGCGACTTCACTTCGTCGTTGATGTTGGACGTCGATTTGTCGAACGCGCACACCGCATTGTCACGGGCGCAGGCGGTCCAGGAGACGTTGCATGCCAGCGCCGCTCACCTGGGGTATTCGGGCCTTTCGGTGTTGCGCGATCTGACTCGCCACCGCGGCACGCAGACACTGGCACCGTACGTGTTCACCAGCGGGCTCGGCCTCGGGGATTTGTTTGCCGGCGAGGTCACCGCCCAGTTCGGCACACCGGTGTGCACCATCTCGCAGGGGCCCCAGGTGCTGCTCGATGCGCAGGTCACGCCGTTGGATGGTGGTCTTCTGGTGAACTGGGACGTCCGCGAGGAAGCGTTTCGGCCGGGCGTCATCGACGCGATGTTCGCCCACCACCTTGCCGAGCTGACCCGGCTCGCCACCGATGATGACGCCTGGAACGCGTTGGACTCGAGCTCCGTCCCGGAGGATCAGCGTGCCGTGCGGGCTGCACTGAACAGCACGGTCGCGCCGCCGGCGGGCGAAGCGTTGCATGACGGGTTCTTCCGCCAGGCTCAACGTGCTCCCGATGCGCCGGCGGTGTTTGCCAGTAGCGGTGACCTGAGCTACGCCCAACTTCGGGATCAGGCGCTGACGGTGGCCGCGGCGCTGCGGGAGGCGGGGATCGTCGCCGGAGACACGGTCGCCGTAATGGGGCCCAAGACGGCTGAGCAGGTGCCGGCGTTGCTAGGCATCCTGGCGACCGGCGCTGTCTACCTGCCGATCGGCATCGACCAGCCCCGCGACCGCGCGCAGCGCATTCTCACCGGTGGTTCAGTGCGCGCAGCTCTGGTGTGTGGCGGACTGCCGATGTCGTTGCCGGTGCCCGGCCTCGTGATCGCCGACGTACTGCGCACCGGCCCTGTTGGTGCCATCGAAACCATCTCGCCCCCAACCGATCCCGCCGCTCTGGCCTACGTGCTGTTCACCTCCGGCTCAACCGGGGAGCCTAAAGGCGTGGAGGTCACCCACGATGCCGCCATGAATACCGTCGAGTTCTTCATCGGGCACTTCGGCTTTGGCGCCGACGATCGGTGTCTGGCGCTGTCGACCCTGGAATGCGATCTGTCAGTACTGGACATCTTTGCCACCTTGCGCTCGGGCGGGTCAATCGTGGTGGTCGACGAAGCACAACGCACCGATCCATACAGCTGGGCCCGGCTCATCGACGAATATCAGGTCACTGTGCTGCATTTCATGCCGGGCTGGTTGGAGATGCTGCTCGAGGCTGGGCGCGGGCGCTTGTCGTCACTGCGGGTGGTTGCCACGGGTGGGGACTGGGTGCGAACCGAGATGGCCCGGCGCCTGCACGAGCAGGCGCCGCACCTGCATTTCGCCGGCTTGGGTGGTGCCACCGAGACCGCGGTGCACGGAACGATTTTCGACGTCCACGACCCCGGCGAACTGCCCGCACACTGGACCGCCGTGCCCTACGGGAAGCCGTTGTCCAACAACGCTTGCCGGGTCGTCAACGACGTCGGCGCCGAGTGTCCCGACTGGGTCCCCGGTGAGCTCTGGATCGCCGGGCGTGGCATCGCCCGCAGCTACCGCGGCCGACCGGATCTGACGGCTCAACGTTTCGTCGAGCACGACGGTCGGACCTGGTACCGCACAGGTGACCTGGTCCGTTACCGGCCGGACGGCATGCTGGAGTTTGTCGGACGCGCCGACCATCGTGTCAAGATCAGTGGCTACCGCGTCGAACTCGGCGAGGTCGAGGCCGCGATCGGACGAATCCCGGGGGTGCGGATGGCGGTGGCGGCCGTACTCCCCGCGCCCGGTGGTGTCGACGTGCTGGCCGCGGCGGTCAGTCCGGCCGACAGTGACGTGACCGCCGCACAGATTCGCGACGGTCTCCTGGACCTCGTTCCGGCACATATGATTCCGCGTCATATAACCTTGGTCGACCGCATCCCGTTCAGTGACGCGGGCAAGATCGACCGCGCGGCGATCGGGGCGCTGCTTACACAGGCGGCCGGCACCGGTGATGAATCGCACTCGGTGGCACCGAGGACGATCGTGGAGCGTGCTGTATGTCACATCGTCGCGGGTGTCCTCGGCCGGGAAGCCTTCTCGATAGGTGTGCATGACGACTTCTTCGCTCTTGGTGGCGATTCGGTGCTTGCGACGCTTGCGGTGGCTCGGATGCGGGAGTGGCTCGATTCGCCCAGTCTGATGGTCGCCGACGTATTCGCCACCAGGACCGTGGCCGCGCTGGCTGAATTGCTCGAGAGCAGGGAGATCACGGGCGACCGCCTCGAACTGGTCGCCGAGATGTATCTGGAGATCGCTGAGATGCCGGATGGCCAGGTCTTATCCGCGCTCGATTCGACGTTCGCGAGCGGAGAATGA
- a CDS encoding (2,3-dihydroxybenzoyl)adenylate synthase translates to MSTRTQPTPRPLDDDVRNGFVPFPADRADEYRRAGYWTGRPLDSILGDAAAHWPQRPAVIDAERTYSFAELHTEATRIAAALTDLGINPGDRVLLQLPNRCEFAVALFALLRAGAVPVMCLPGHRIAELRHFAEITTAVAMIIPDRAGGFDYREMAVRLTDECASLRHVVVVGEPGPFVCWSDLADRHALQRNPIIIDTTLPALLLVSGGTTGLPKLIPRTHEDYIYNAVASARLCQLTREDVYLVALPAGHNFPLGCPGLLGAMTVGATTVFTADPSPESAFAIIARHAITVTALVNALAKVWAQACEWEPLPPRSLRLLQVGGSRLPAEEARFLREALTPGLQQVFGMAEGMLNFTRPGDPVEVVENTQGRPMAPHDELRVVDDSGADVAAGHEGELMVRGPYTFNGYYRAAEANAAAFSPDGFFRTGDRVRIFPDGPLAGYVEVTGRIKDVIHRGGETVSAADIQEHLLTHPAIASVAAVALPDDYLGEKICAAVVFSDRQIGLAELNRYLDDRGVAAHSRPDLLVPMASLPMTAVGKVDKKQIVAALVNR, encoded by the coding sequence ATGAGCACACGAACACAGCCCACACCGCGGCCACTCGACGACGATGTCAGGAACGGCTTCGTACCGTTCCCGGCCGACCGGGCCGATGAATACCGGCGCGCCGGTTACTGGACAGGTCGCCCGCTGGACTCGATCCTCGGCGACGCGGCCGCCCACTGGCCACAGCGGCCAGCCGTCATCGATGCCGAGCGGACGTATTCCTTCGCCGAACTTCACACCGAAGCCACCCGGATCGCGGCGGCGCTGACGGACCTCGGCATCAATCCGGGCGACCGGGTACTTCTGCAGCTCCCCAACCGCTGCGAGTTTGCCGTTGCGTTGTTCGCGCTGCTGCGGGCCGGCGCGGTTCCGGTGATGTGCCTGCCGGGTCACCGCATCGCCGAATTGCGTCACTTCGCGGAGATCACCACCGCCGTGGCGATGATAATTCCTGATCGCGCAGGCGGTTTCGATTATCGCGAAATGGCCGTCCGGCTCACCGACGAATGCGCCAGCCTGCGTCACGTCGTGGTCGTCGGCGAGCCCGGCCCGTTCGTCTGCTGGTCTGATTTGGCCGATCGTCATGCCCTGCAACGGAATCCAATAATCATCGACACTACGCTGCCGGCCTTACTGCTGGTATCGGGAGGCACCACCGGCCTGCCCAAACTCATCCCCCGCACGCACGAGGACTACATCTACAACGCAGTCGCCAGTGCCCGGCTCTGCCAGCTCACCCGCGAGGATGTCTACCTGGTCGCGTTACCGGCCGGGCACAATTTCCCGCTCGGCTGTCCGGGCCTTTTGGGTGCGATGACAGTCGGTGCCACAACGGTTTTCACCGCCGACCCCAGCCCGGAGTCGGCGTTTGCGATCATCGCTCGGCACGCGATCACGGTGACCGCGCTCGTCAACGCGCTGGCCAAGGTATGGGCCCAGGCGTGTGAATGGGAACCCTTGCCGCCGAGGTCACTGCGCCTGCTGCAGGTGGGCGGATCGCGACTGCCTGCCGAGGAAGCCCGCTTCCTCCGCGAGGCGCTGACGCCGGGACTTCAACAGGTGTTCGGGATGGCCGAGGGCATGCTCAACTTCACCCGCCCGGGCGACCCGGTGGAGGTCGTCGAGAACACTCAAGGCCGGCCGATGGCACCGCACGACGAGTTGCGGGTGGTTGACGACTCCGGCGCCGACGTCGCGGCGGGCCACGAGGGCGAGCTGATGGTGCGCGGGCCGTACACCTTCAACGGGTATTACCGAGCTGCCGAAGCTAACGCGGCGGCCTTCAGCCCGGACGGCTTCTTCCGGACCGGCGACCGGGTCCGTATCTTCCCCGACGGGCCACTGGCCGGCTACGTCGAAGTCACCGGCCGGATCAAAGACGTGATCCACCGCGGCGGAGAAACGGTGTCCGCCGCCGACATACAGGAGCACCTGCTAACCCACCCGGCCATCGCATCGGTCGCAGCCGTCGCGTTGCCCGATGACTATCTGGGGGAAAAGATCTGCGCCGCAGTAGTATTCAGTGACCGTCAGATCGGCCTCGCAGAACTCAACCGCTATCTTGATGACCGCGGGGTGGCCGCGCATTCGCGTCCGGACCTGCTCGTCCCGATGGCGTCGCTGCCGATGACCGCGGTGGGCAAGGTGGACAAGAAACAAATCGTCGCGGCGCTGGTGAACCGATGA